A window of Roseovarius sp. THAF27 contains these coding sequences:
- a CDS encoding LysR family transcriptional regulator, producing MHIDFRHLRTIRAIHQAGGLARAADLLHITQSALSHQIKGLEDQAGVELFVRRSKPLKLSAAGLRLLRVAEKVLPEVEALEAEFSGLRQGSAGRMHIAIECHACFEWLFPVLERFRQTWAEVDIDIRPGLAFDALPALQKEEVDLVVSSDPEDLDGVIFQPLFDYEPLFVASSQHVLAGKDFVEADDFRDETLITYPVDRSRLDIFTELLTPAKVEPRAVRQIELTAVILLLVASNRGVAVLPDWVLREQRTSTEYITRPVTKGGLTKRLYAAIREDEADKPYMAHLLRLAREIPLRMQRPVEREAV from the coding sequence ATGCATATCGACTTTCGCCATCTGAGGACGATCCGGGCCATTCACCAGGCCGGGGGGCTGGCCCGTGCGGCGGATCTTCTGCACATCACGCAGTCTGCTTTGTCCCACCAGATCAAGGGGTTGGAGGATCAGGCGGGGGTGGAGCTGTTCGTGCGGCGCTCGAAGCCGCTGAAGCTGTCGGCGGCGGGTCTGCGGCTGCTGCGCGTGGCCGAGAAGGTGCTGCCCGAGGTCGAGGCGCTGGAGGCGGAATTCAGCGGATTGCGGCAGGGAAGCGCCGGGCGGATGCATATCGCCATCGAGTGCCACGCCTGTTTCGAGTGGCTGTTCCCGGTGCTGGAGCGATTCCGCCAGACCTGGGCGGAGGTGGATATCGACATAAGGCCGGGCCTGGCCTTCGACGCGCTGCCGGCGTTGCAGAAGGAGGAGGTGGACCTGGTGGTGTCGTCGGATCCCGAGGACCTCGATGGCGTGATCTTTCAGCCGCTCTTTGATTACGAGCCGTTGTTCGTGGCCTCCAGCCAGCATGTGCTGGCGGGCAAGGATTTCGTCGAGGCGGATGACTTTCGCGACGAGACGCTGATCACCTACCCGGTGGACCGCTCGCGGCTGGATATCTTCACCGAGTTGCTGACCCCTGCCAAGGTCGAGCCACGGGCGGTGCGGCAGATCGAGCTGACGGCGGTGATCCTGCTGCTGGTGGCGTCGAATCGCGGCGTTGCGGTGCTGCCCGATTGGGTGTTGCGCGAGCAGCGGACCAGCACGGAATACATCACCCGGCCAGTCACGAAGGGCGGGCTGACAAAGCGGCTGTACGCGGCGATCCGTGAGGACGAGGCGGACAAACCCTACATGGCGCATCTTCTTCGGCTGGCGCGGGAAATTCCGCTGCGGATGCAACGGCCGGTGGAGCGAGAAGCGGTCTGA
- the metF gene encoding methylenetetrahydrofolate reductase [NAD(P)H], translating to MSTPTVSFEFFPPKSLEASFRLWDTVQTLAPLDPSFVSVTYGAGGTTRELTRDAVATLHKSSGLNVAAHLTCVEATREETLAIAQDFADAGVNEIVALRGDPPKGADGFTPHPEGFADSCELISALADMNRFKIRVGAYPEVHPEAADAQANIDYLKRKIDAGAAEAITQFFFDTEAFFRFRDACADAGIDAPIIPGILPIENWGGTKRFAAACGTKIPAWLDEAFTKAARDDRETLLATALATELCSELIEGGAEHLHFYTLNRPELTRDVCHALGVTPKVELRDVA from the coding sequence ATGAGCACCCCTACCGTTTCCTTCGAGTTCTTCCCGCCGAAATCGCTGGAGGCGTCGTTCCGCCTCTGGGACACCGTCCAGACGCTCGCGCCGCTGGACCCCAGCTTCGTGTCGGTCACCTACGGCGCCGGCGGCACCACCCGTGAACTCACCCGCGATGCCGTCGCCACGCTGCACAAGTCCAGCGGCCTCAACGTCGCTGCCCACCTCACCTGCGTCGAGGCCACCCGCGAGGAAACGCTGGCCATCGCCCAGGACTTCGCCGATGCTGGCGTGAACGAGATCGTCGCCCTGCGCGGCGACCCGCCCAAGGGTGCGGACGGCTTCACGCCCCACCCCGAGGGCTTTGCCGACAGCTGCGAGCTGATCTCGGCGCTGGCCGACATGAACCGCTTCAAGATCCGCGTCGGCGCCTACCCGGAAGTGCACCCCGAAGCGGCGGATGCCCAGGCCAATATCGACTACCTGAAGCGCAAGATCGACGCCGGCGCGGCCGAGGCGATCACCCAGTTCTTCTTCGACACCGAGGCGTTCTTCCGCTTCCGCGACGCCTGTGCCGATGCGGGCATCGACGCCCCCATCATCCCCGGCATCCTGCCGATCGAGAACTGGGGCGGCACCAAGCGCTTCGCCGCCGCCTGCGGCACGAAAATTCCCGCCTGGCTGGACGAGGCCTTCACCAAGGCCGCCCGCGACGACCGCGAGACGCTGCTGGCCACGGCCCTGGCCACCGAGCTTTGCAGCGAACTGATCGAGGGCGGCGCCGAGCACCTGCATTTCTACACGCTCAACCGCCCCGAGCTGACGCGCGATGTCTGCCACGCCCTGGGCGTCACGCCCAAGGTCGAACTGCGCGACGTCGCCTGA
- a CDS encoding PaaI family thioesterase has protein sequence MTDTARPFIATSLDQMPDKDALLSRSGLDFMRDMIAGRLTAPPIGATLGFTPLSADPGRVVFEGTPGFGALNPMRGVHGGWYGAILDSCMACAVMTLLDKGQVYTTLEYKVNITRALPLGMAAVATGTTQHGGRRTATAVGELRGRDDGKLYATGSTTCLIMDAA, from the coding sequence ATGACCGACACGGCCCGCCCCTTCATCGCCACATCGCTCGACCAGATGCCCGACAAGGACGCGCTTTTGTCGCGCTCCGGCCTCGACTTCATGCGCGACATGATCGCGGGCCGCCTGACCGCCCCGCCCATCGGCGCCACGCTCGGCTTCACCCCGCTCTCCGCCGATCCCGGCCGGGTGGTGTTCGAAGGCACGCCCGGCTTCGGCGCGCTCAACCCGATGCGCGGGGTCCATGGCGGCTGGTACGGGGCGATCCTCGACTCCTGCATGGCCTGCGCGGTGATGACCCTGCTGGACAAGGGCCAAGTCTACACGACGCTCGAATACAAGGTGAACATCACCCGCGCCCTTCCCCTGGGCATGGCGGCGGTGGCCACCGGCACCACCCAACATGGCGGCCGCCGCACCGCCACCGCGGTGGGCGAACTGCGCGGCCGCGACGACGGCAAGCTCTACGCCACCGGCAGCACCACCTGCCTGATCATGGACGCCGCCTGA
- a CDS encoding DUF2235 domain-containing protein, which yields MSWTKRIGRAVRRLVGLTRGERVRTRHVARGAVSHVIILDGTMSSLDPGYESNAGLTFKLLNETVGVGMSLYYEPGVQWPDWRRTGDVMLGRGINRQIRRAYGYLASRYRPGDRIFLFGFSRGAYAVRSLAGVIDRVGLLQAENATERQVKTAYRHYRDEAAGSAAAEFTRALCHESSPIEMVGVWDTVKALDWSGPLIWRLLTPKNAFHSHALGPHIRHGYHALALDETRRVYTPVMWETEPGSTAGEGRVEQVWFRGTHGDVGGQLDGFEAARPLSNIPLVWMLERAEAHGLTLPEGWRARYPTDPDAPSIGKWRGWGKIFLFRKARVVGRDPSERLHESVQGRGAPDATDAQAVM from the coding sequence ATGAGCTGGACGAAACGCATTGGCCGGGCTGTCCGGCGGCTGGTTGGCCTGACCCGTGGCGAACGGGTGCGGACCAGGCATGTCGCGCGGGGCGCGGTGAGCCATGTCATCATCCTGGACGGCACGATGTCGTCGCTCGATCCGGGCTATGAGAGCAATGCGGGCCTGACCTTCAAGCTGCTGAACGAGACGGTGGGCGTGGGCATGTCCCTCTACTACGAGCCCGGGGTGCAGTGGCCGGACTGGCGGCGCACCGGCGACGTGATGCTGGGGCGCGGGATCAACCGGCAGATCCGGCGGGCCTATGGCTATCTCGCGTCCCGCTATCGGCCCGGCGACAGGATCTTCCTGTTCGGGTTCTCGCGCGGGGCCTATGCCGTGCGGTCGCTGGCCGGGGTGATCGACCGGGTCGGGCTGTTGCAAGCGGAAAATGCGACCGAGCGGCAGGTGAAGACCGCCTATCGCCATTATCGCGACGAGGCGGCGGGGTCCGCCGCGGCGGAATTCACCCGCGCGCTGTGCCACGAAAGCTCTCCGATCGAGATGGTGGGCGTCTGGGACACGGTGAAGGCACTGGACTGGTCCGGCCCGCTGATCTGGCGATTGCTGACGCCGAAGAACGCGTTTCACAGTCACGCGCTGGGGCCGCATATCCGGCATGGTTATCACGCGCTGGCGCTGGATGAGACGCGGCGGGTCTATACCCCGGTGATGTGGGAAACCGAGCCGGGCAGTACTGCGGGCGAGGGCCGGGTGGAGCAGGTGTGGTTCCGGGGCACCCATGGCGACGTGGGCGGGCAGCTGGACGGGTTCGAAGCGGCGCGGCCCCTGTCCAACATCCCGCTGGTCTGGATGCTGGAGCGGGCCGAGGCGCATGGGCTGACCCTGCCCGAGGGATGGCGCGCGCGGTATCCGACGGACCCCGACGCGCCGTCGATCGGCAAGTGGCGCGGCTGGGGCAAGATCTTCTTGTTCCGCAAGGCAAGGGTGGTGGGGCGGGACCCGTCCGAGCGGCTGCACGAGAGCGTGCAGGGCCGCGGCGCGCCGGATGCGACCGATGCGCAGGCGGTGATGTAG
- a CDS encoding type III PLP-dependent enzyme gives MQHQTSTWQSPLAHLVRHRPDVPVLYFSPEVLQATARRFLDGFDGLVTYAVKANPGDEVLANLAAAGLTAFDVASPAEMRAVRAAAPGAVLHYNNPVRSVAEVDTAAAMGVASCSVDCMSELEKLAGLPRDLEVTVRLALPVRGAAYDFGAKFGAAPEAAAALLRRVAGMGFRPGICFHPGTQCADPAAWGAYVRASAEVARMAGVTLERLNVGGGFAAHRSGAAPDLEAIFDHVAEVARAAFDVPPALVCEPGRAMVAEAFTLAARVKAVRPDGSLFLNDGIYGALAEARDIDALTRVRLVRPDGQPRGGAPVARVVFGPTCDSLDRLPDPVALPEDVAEGDYVLFEGMGAYSRALATRFNGYGPDGPIMVTRLS, from the coding sequence ATGCAGCATCAGACATCCACGTGGCAGAGCCCGCTGGCTCATCTTGTACGGCACCGCCCTGACGTGCCGGTTCTTTATTTCAGTCCCGAGGTTCTTCAGGCGACGGCGCGCCGGTTCCTGGACGGGTTCGACGGGCTGGTGACCTATGCGGTCAAGGCCAATCCGGGCGACGAGGTGCTGGCCAACCTGGCCGCGGCGGGCCTCACGGCGTTCGACGTGGCGAGCCCGGCGGAAATGCGGGCGGTGCGGGCCGCCGCGCCCGGGGCGGTGCTGCATTACAACAACCCCGTGCGCTCGGTCGCGGAGGTCGACACCGCCGCGGCGATGGGCGTCGCCTCGTGCTCGGTCGATTGCATGTCGGAGCTGGAAAAGCTGGCCGGCCTGCCGCGCGACCTGGAGGTGACGGTGCGGCTGGCGCTGCCGGTGCGCGGCGCGGCCTATGATTTCGGGGCCAAGTTCGGGGCCGCGCCGGAGGCGGCGGCGGCGCTGTTGCGCCGGGTCGCCGGGATGGGATTTCGTCCCGGCATCTGCTTTCATCCCGGCACGCAATGCGCCGACCCGGCGGCCTGGGGGGCGTATGTGAGGGCCAGTGCCGAGGTGGCGCGGATGGCGGGGGTGACCCTGGAGCGGCTGAACGTGGGCGGCGGGTTCGCGGCGCACCGCTCGGGGGCGGCGCCGGACCTGGAGGCGATTTTCGACCACGTGGCGGAGGTGGCGCGCGCGGCGTTCGACGTGCCGCCCGCGCTGGTCTGCGAGCCGGGGCGGGCGATGGTGGCCGAGGCGTTCACGCTGGCCGCGCGCGTCAAGGCGGTGCGCCCGGACGGAAGCCTTTTCCTCAACGACGGGATCTACGGCGCGCTGGCCGAGGCGCGGGATATCGACGCGCTGACGCGGGTGCGGCTGGTCCGGCCCGACGGGCAGCCGCGCGGCGGTGCGCCGGTGGCGCGCGTGGTCTTCGGGCCGACCTGCGACAGCCTGGACCGGCTGCCCGATCCGGTGGCGCTGCCCGAGGATGTGGCCGAGGGAGATTACGTGCTGTTCGAGGGGATGGGCGCCTATTCGCGGGCGCTGGCGACGCGGTTCAACGGCTATGGACCGGACGGGCCGATCATGGTGACGCGGCTGTCCTGA
- a CDS encoding Lrp/AsnC family transcriptional regulator, with product MQTDELDEALIALLQENARMPVATLARRLGLARTTVQARLDRLETSGVILGYTLRLNAARRAPLRATALVQIEARSQPTVLSRLQSLPNVRRVHTTSGRFDLIVTLEAETTEELDDTLDRIGDAKGVRGSESLIHLATKLDRGH from the coding sequence ATGCAAACAGACGAACTTGACGAAGCGCTGATCGCGCTCCTGCAGGAAAACGCGCGCATGCCCGTCGCCACGCTCGCCCGGCGGCTGGGCCTTGCGCGCACCACCGTCCAGGCCCGGCTCGACCGGCTGGAAACCTCCGGCGTGATCCTGGGCTACACCCTGCGCCTCAACGCCGCGCGCCGCGCGCCCCTGCGCGCCACCGCCCTTGTCCAGATCGAGGCCCGCAGCCAGCCCACCGTGCTCTCGCGTCTGCAATCGCTGCCCAATGTGCGCCGCGTGCACACCACCTCCGGGCGTTTCGACCTGATCGTCACGCTCGAGGCCGAAACCACCGAAGAGCTTGACGACACGCTCGACCGGATCGGCGACGCCAAGGGCGTGCGCGGATCGGAATCGCTCATCCACCTCGCCACCAAGCTCGACCGCGGGCACTAG
- a CDS encoding Flp family type IVb pilin: protein MTIARKSIQTLARTFARDEDGATAIEYGLFAALIGAVIIVTVSEVGTETHTGFTTMKTELQKANGTGSP, encoded by the coding sequence ATGACCATCGCACGCAAATCCATCCAGACCCTCGCCCGCACCTTCGCCCGCGACGAGGACGGTGCCACCGCCATCGAGTACGGCCTCTTCGCCGCGCTCATCGGCGCCGTGATCATCGTCACCGTTTCGGAGGTCGGCACGGAAACCCATACCGGCTTCACCACGATGAAAACCGAACTTCAGAAGGCCAACGGCACCGGCTCGCCATAA
- a CDS encoding CpaF family protein codes for MKHEVVEHDNRPALDRVLHIARRIDADGLSVEEKVNTALTFVVEAAKTPISLGQQRALLAQAVAALGGTAPGLSDAQAQIRVPTPARAGAASPQQPCPHAPLDAPARPAARPPAPAQRPANGTPRSAPEPKLPALIQSVNAATTAGSDVSTMVGEMIQALSELLDFTEMAALPRADQESRIHDAIHGISEQRKMHLNGREVADLVQAVLADMLGLGPLERLLADEEVTDIMVNGAAQVYAERRGKLELTGTRFRDNAHVHAVASRMVAAVGRRIDEAQPMVDARLKDGSRVNVAIPPLAIDGPTITIRKFPAAPMKLESLVANGSLSEQMAGFLGLAAHLRLNVLVSGGTGSGKTTLMNALSAFIPATERLVTIEDAAELRFQQPHVVRFETRPPNVEGKGEVTMRTLVRNALRMRPDRIIIGEIRGDEVLDLLQAMNTGHDGSMSTLHANSPREAMTRIESMAALAGFDMASGVVRRQLADAVQLVIQISRMRDGTRRITSISEVAGLEGDVVTLQDLFTFETDPDSSRAEVRGQFRYSGYRPKFASRAADYGVGADLDAVLRG; via the coding sequence ATGAAACACGAGGTCGTCGAGCACGACAACCGTCCCGCGCTCGACCGCGTGCTGCACATCGCACGCCGGATCGACGCCGACGGCCTGTCGGTCGAGGAAAAGGTCAACACCGCCCTCACCTTCGTGGTCGAGGCCGCGAAGACCCCGATCTCGCTCGGCCAGCAGCGTGCCCTCCTGGCGCAGGCCGTGGCGGCCCTGGGCGGTACAGCCCCCGGCCTGTCCGATGCCCAGGCGCAGATACGCGTGCCGACACCGGCCCGGGCCGGGGCCGCGTCGCCGCAGCAGCCGTGCCCGCACGCGCCTCTTGATGCCCCGGCCCGTCCCGCCGCGCGACCCCCCGCCCCGGCCCAAAGGCCCGCGAATGGCACGCCCAGGTCCGCGCCCGAGCCGAAGCTGCCTGCCCTCATCCAATCCGTCAACGCCGCCACCACCGCCGGCTCCGACGTCTCGACCATGGTCGGCGAGATGATCCAGGCCCTCTCGGAACTGCTCGACTTCACCGAGATGGCCGCGCTGCCCCGCGCCGACCAGGAAAGCCGCATCCACGACGCCATCCACGGCATCTCCGAGCAGCGCAAGATGCACCTCAACGGGCGCGAAGTGGCCGACCTGGTGCAGGCCGTGCTGGCCGACATGCTGGGCCTAGGCCCGCTCGAACGCCTGCTGGCCGACGAGGAGGTGACCGACATCATGGTCAACGGCGCCGCGCAGGTCTATGCCGAGCGGCGCGGCAAGCTGGAACTGACCGGCACGCGCTTTCGCGACAACGCCCATGTCCATGCCGTGGCCTCCCGCATGGTCGCCGCCGTCGGCCGCCGCATCGACGAGGCGCAGCCGATGGTCGATGCCCGCCTCAAGGACGGCAGCCGCGTCAATGTCGCCATCCCGCCCTTGGCCATCGACGGCCCCACCATCACCATCCGCAAGTTTCCCGCCGCACCGATGAAGCTGGAAAGCCTCGTGGCAAACGGCAGCCTATCCGAACAGATGGCCGGCTTTCTGGGGCTTGCCGCCCACCTGCGCCTCAACGTGCTGGTCTCGGGCGGCACCGGCTCGGGCAAGACCACGCTGATGAACGCGCTTTCCGCCTTCATCCCCGCCACCGAACGGCTGGTGACCATCGAGGACGCCGCCGAACTGCGCTTCCAGCAGCCTCACGTGGTCCGGTTCGAGACCCGCCCCCCCAATGTCGAGGGCAAGGGCGAGGTCACCATGCGTACGCTGGTGCGCAACGCCCTGCGGATGCGCCCCGACCGCATCATCATCGGCGAGATCCGCGGCGACGAGGTGTTAGACCTCCTGCAGGCCATGAACACCGGCCATGACGGCTCGATGAGCACCCTGCACGCCAATTCCCCGCGCGAGGCGATGACCCGGATCGAGAGCATGGCTGCGCTCGCCGGCTTCGACATGGCCTCGGGCGTGGTGCGCCGCCAGCTGGCGGACGCGGTGCAGCTGGTGATCCAGATTTCCCGGATGCGCGACGGCACCCGCCGCATCACCTCGATTTCCGAGGTCGCCGGGCTCGAAGGCGATGTCGTCACCCTCCAGGATCTCTTCACCTTCGAGACCGACCCCGACAGCAGCCGCGCCGAGGTGCGCGGCCAGTTCCGCTATTCCGGCTATCGCCCCAAATTCGCCAGCCGAGCCGCCGACTACGGCGTCGGCGCCGATCTCGACGCCGTGCTGAGAGGATAA
- a CDS encoding type II secretion system F family protein: MSLFLIALTASIATFTALVLWVLVHVDRTRRRQHARLRRGLAQTRAAALEPPRRVIRMEGDRGGLTARIEALLAQTGLNVAPSDICIQVTIVAVAIYGLAVLYAGMNPVLALGLAVALPVGLAVAVLRHARTRYQAAFTERLPEALDIFARGLRAGRPIADSLRIVVETTTGPVQTEFARCHGEICLGTPLPDSLAGLYMRMRTAEIGFFAVATALQADSGGNLVETLENLAEQLRERRKLRKKARALSSEARASAMILAALPFCIALALFVLNGAYLKPLFTDPRGQVMAAGALTSVTLGVYLMARMGRPDV, encoded by the coding sequence ATGAGCCTTTTTCTCATCGCCCTGACGGCCAGCATCGCCACCTTCACTGCCCTCGTGCTGTGGGTGCTGGTGCATGTCGACCGCACCCGCCGCCGCCAACACGCGCGGCTCCGGCGCGGCCTCGCCCAGACCCGCGCCGCGGCGCTCGAACCGCCCCGCCGCGTGATCCGCATGGAGGGCGACAGGGGCGGCCTCACCGCCCGGATCGAGGCGCTGCTGGCCCAGACCGGCCTCAACGTCGCGCCCAGCGACATCTGCATCCAGGTCACCATCGTCGCCGTGGCGATCTATGGCCTGGCGGTGCTTTATGCCGGGATGAACCCTGTCCTGGCGCTGGGGCTGGCCGTGGCCCTGCCCGTGGGCCTCGCCGTCGCGGTGCTGCGCCACGCCCGCACCCGCTATCAGGCCGCCTTCACCGAACGCCTGCCCGAGGCGCTCGACATCTTCGCCCGCGGCCTGCGCGCCGGACGGCCCATCGCGGATTCGCTGCGCATCGTGGTGGAAACCACCACCGGCCCCGTGCAGACCGAATTCGCCCGCTGCCACGGCGAGATCTGCCTCGGCACGCCCCTGCCCGACAGCCTCGCGGGCCTCTACATGCGGATGCGCACCGCCGAGATCGGCTTTTTCGCCGTCGCCACCGCGCTGCAGGCCGACTCGGGCGGCAACCTCGTCGAGACGCTGGAAAACCTGGCTGAACAGCTGCGCGAACGCCGCAAGCTGCGCAAGAAGGCGCGGGCGCTCTCGTCCGAGGCCCGTGCCAGCGCCATGATCCTCGCGGCCCTGCCCTTTTGCATCGCGCTGGCGCTCTTCGTGCTGAACGGTGCGTATCTCAAACCGCTCTTCACCGATCCGCGCGGCCAGGTGATGGCCGCGGGCGCGCTGACCAGCGTCACGCTCGGGGTCTACCTGATGGCCCGCATGGGGCGTCCCGATGTCTGA
- a CDS encoding type II secretion system F family protein: MSEATVNILSWMAFAGVILATLGLGALVDIERRRAGLMLRLRRAGGLTLGPRAAPGTAGSGSFAWLRSGLRRIVLRLGERLSVILGGEARDTAADLRSAGYRSRDALLVYAFLKTVLPVCAFLSGGVWVLTVYPIGMQALIPSAIVLAVALGMSMGIDMVVDSKRRARLARIRRGFPDLLELLVIASEAGQGPQQALHRVARELHYSTPELAAEMQQMVAEISMTNDRRTAYAKLSARVPLPEIAIFTQALDQSDTYGTPFARAMRNLVAEQRANRLIALEEKAARLPVLMTVPLIFCIMPAVFVVLVGPAGLSVFDNILAGR, translated from the coding sequence ATGTCTGAGGCGACGGTGAATATCCTGTCCTGGATGGCCTTCGCGGGCGTGATCCTGGCCACGCTCGGCCTCGGCGCGCTGGTCGACATCGAACGCCGGCGCGCCGGCCTCATGCTGCGCCTGCGCCGCGCCGGCGGCTTGACGCTCGGCCCCCGCGCCGCGCCCGGCACCGCGGGCTCGGGCAGCTTCGCCTGGCTGCGCAGCGGGCTGCGCCGGATCGTCCTGCGCCTGGGCGAACGCCTCTCCGTGATCCTCGGCGGCGAGGCCCGCGACACCGCCGCCGACCTGCGCTCGGCGGGCTATCGCAGCCGCGACGCCCTCCTCGTCTACGCTTTCCTGAAAACGGTCCTGCCCGTCTGCGCCTTCCTGTCCGGTGGCGTCTGGGTCCTGACCGTCTACCCCATCGGCATGCAAGCGCTCATTCCCTCGGCCATCGTACTGGCCGTGGCGCTCGGCATGTCGATGGGCATCGACATGGTGGTCGACAGCAAACGCCGCGCCCGCCTCGCCCGCATCCGCCGCGGCTTTCCCGACCTGCTGGAACTCCTGGTGATCGCCTCCGAGGCCGGCCAGGGCCCGCAGCAGGCCCTGCACCGCGTCGCGCGCGAACTGCATTACAGCACGCCCGAACTTGCCGCCGAGATGCAGCAGATGGTCGCCGAGATCTCCATGACCAACGACCGCCGCACCGCCTATGCCAAGCTCTCGGCCCGCGTGCCCCTGCCCGAAATCGCGATCTTCACCCAAGCGTTGGACCAGTCCGACACCTACGGCACGCCCTTTGCCCGCGCCATGCGCAACCTGGTGGCCGAACAACGCGCCAACCGCCTGATCGCGCTCGAGGAAAAGGCCGCCCGCCTGCCCGTCCTGATGACCGTGCCGCTGATCTTCTGCATCATGCCGGCGGTGTTCGTGGTGCTGGTCGGCCCCGCCGGGCTCTCGGTCTTCGACAACATCCTCGCGGGACGCTGA
- a CDS encoding TadE/TadG family type IV pilus assembly protein has product MTLRHLTTAARRFARQFARDTSGAVAIEFMLIAPILLALILGIITLGFYMGVSHSVHQLAAGAARASVAGLDETERRDIATTYLAEGATRYPLLTDDALSTSLAYSGAAMGSITVNVTYAAEGTLLDVANGFLGLGIDTIEGQAYVAY; this is encoded by the coding sequence ATGACCCTGCGCCATCTCACCACTGCCGCCCGCCGCTTCGCCCGTCAATTCGCCCGTGACACCTCCGGCGCCGTCGCCATCGAGTTCATGCTGATCGCGCCGATCCTGCTGGCGCTGATCCTCGGTATCATCACCCTGGGCTTCTACATGGGCGTCAGCCATTCGGTGCACCAGCTGGCCGCCGGGGCCGCCCGCGCCTCCGTCGCGGGCCTCGACGAGACCGAGCGGCGCGACATCGCCACCACCTACCTGGCCGAGGGCGCCACCCGCTATCCACTGCTGACGGACGACGCGCTCTCCACCTCGCTCGCCTATTCCGGGGCGGCGATGGGCAGCATCACCGTCAACGTCACCTATGCGGCCGAAGGCACGTTGCTGGACGTGGCCAACGGCTTTCTCGGCCTCGGGATCGACACCATCGAGGGGCAGGCCTATGTCGCTTACTGA